A single genomic interval of Nonomuraea rubra harbors:
- a CDS encoding bifunctional FO biosynthesis protein CofGH: MSSDSALRRALARARDGKTLDVTEATVLLHARDGHLDTLLEHASRVRDAGLRAAGREGIITYSRKVFIPLTRLCRDRCGYCTFATAPHKLPAPFLSPDEVLDIARQGAAMGCKEALFTLGDRPEDRWHQAREWLDAHGYDDTLSYVRAMAIRVLEETGLLPHLNPGVLSWRDFQRLKPVAPSMGMMLETTSRRLFEEKGQPHYGSPDKDPAVRLRVLEDAGRTNVPFTTGILIGIGETVEDRAESIFAIRRVAREYGGIQEVIVQNFRAKPDTAMRGLPDADLQELAATIAVARLVLGPRVRLQAPPNLVDSEYELMIRAGIDDWGGVSPLTPDHVNPERPWPQIEDLAARTGESGFRLRERLTIYPEYVLAGEPWLDPRLIAHVSALADPATGLAREDAVLEGRPWQEPDGGFAASGRVDLHVEVDTTGRTNDRRDDFDHVYGDWDALRERLGTTAAATSSDVRQALKRAEADPAGLTDAEAVALLGADGEALDELAAIADALRKEAAGDDVTYVVNRNINFTNVCYTGCRFCAFAQRRTDADAYTLSVEQVADRAEEAWAAGATEVCMQGGIHPDLPGSAYFDIARAVKARTPGMHVHAFSPMEVINGASRMNLSIRDWLEAAKEAGVDSLPGTAAEILDDDVRWVLTKGKLPAKEWIEVITTAHRVGIPTTSTMMYGHVDNHLHWVRHIKLIRKLQEETGGFSEFVLLPFVHTSAPIYLAGVARPGPTAQENRAVHALARILLHGAIGNIQCSWVKLQDDLCHQVLQGGVNDLGGTLMEETISRMAGSENGSYKTISELRAMVEVTGRPVRQRTTEYGVPDEERLAASAASDGVCQSVRRVLPLA, translated from the coding sequence ATGAGTTCTGACTCCGCGCTCCGCCGCGCCCTCGCCCGTGCCAGGGACGGCAAGACGCTCGACGTGACCGAGGCGACCGTGCTCCTGCACGCCAGGGACGGGCACCTCGACACGCTTCTCGAACACGCCTCCCGGGTGCGCGACGCCGGTCTGCGGGCCGCCGGTCGCGAGGGGATCATCACGTACAGCAGGAAGGTGTTCATCCCGTTGACCCGGCTGTGCCGGGACCGCTGTGGCTATTGCACGTTCGCGACGGCGCCGCACAAGCTGCCCGCGCCGTTCCTGAGCCCTGACGAGGTGCTGGACATCGCCCGGCAGGGGGCGGCGATGGGGTGCAAGGAGGCGCTGTTCACGCTGGGCGACCGGCCGGAGGACCGCTGGCACCAGGCCAGGGAGTGGCTGGACGCGCACGGTTATGACGACACGCTGTCCTACGTGCGGGCGATGGCGATCAGGGTGCTGGAGGAGACCGGGTTGCTGCCGCATCTCAACCCGGGGGTGCTGAGCTGGCGGGACTTCCAGCGGCTCAAGCCGGTCGCGCCGTCGATGGGGATGATGCTGGAGACGACGTCGCGGCGGTTGTTCGAGGAGAAGGGGCAGCCGCACTACGGCTCGCCTGACAAGGACCCCGCCGTGCGGCTGCGCGTGCTGGAGGACGCCGGCCGGACGAACGTGCCGTTCACGACCGGCATCCTGATCGGCATCGGCGAGACCGTCGAGGACCGGGCCGAGTCCATCTTCGCGATCCGCAGGGTGGCCAGGGAGTACGGCGGCATCCAGGAAGTGATCGTGCAGAATTTCCGCGCCAAGCCCGACACCGCCATGCGCGGCCTGCCGGACGCCGACCTCCAGGAGCTGGCCGCCACGATCGCGGTGGCCCGCCTGGTGCTCGGCCCCCGCGTGCGCCTCCAGGCGCCGCCCAACCTGGTGGACTCCGAGTACGAGCTGATGATCAGGGCCGGCATCGACGACTGGGGCGGCGTGTCGCCGCTCACGCCCGACCACGTCAACCCGGAGCGGCCGTGGCCGCAGATCGAGGACCTCGCCGCTCGTACCGGCGAGTCCGGGTTCCGGCTCAGGGAACGCCTGACGATCTACCCGGAGTACGTGCTGGCGGGGGAGCCCTGGCTGGACCCGCGCCTGATCGCCCACGTCTCCGCCCTGGCCGACCCGGCCACCGGCCTGGCCCGCGAGGACGCCGTGCTGGAGGGCCGCCCCTGGCAGGAGCCCGACGGCGGATTCGCCGCGTCCGGCCGGGTGGACCTGCACGTCGAGGTGGACACCACGGGCCGCACCAACGACCGCCGCGACGACTTCGACCACGTCTACGGCGACTGGGACGCCCTGCGCGAGCGCCTGGGCACCACGGCCGCCGCCACCTCCAGCGACGTGCGGCAGGCGCTGAAGCGGGCCGAGGCCGACCCGGCGGGCCTGACGGACGCCGAGGCCGTGGCGCTGCTCGGCGCCGACGGCGAGGCGCTGGACGAACTGGCCGCCATCGCCGACGCGCTGCGGAAGGAGGCCGCGGGCGACGACGTCACCTACGTCGTCAACCGGAACATCAACTTCACCAACGTCTGCTACACCGGCTGCCGCTTCTGCGCCTTCGCCCAGCGCAGGACGGACGCGGACGCGTACACGCTGAGCGTCGAGCAGGTCGCCGACCGGGCCGAGGAGGCGTGGGCGGCCGGCGCGACCGAGGTGTGCATGCAGGGCGGCATCCACCCCGACCTGCCCGGCAGCGCGTACTTCGACATCGCCAGGGCCGTGAAGGCCAGGACACCGGGCATGCACGTGCACGCGTTCTCCCCGATGGAGGTCATCAACGGCGCTTCGCGGATGAACCTGTCGATCCGCGACTGGCTGGAGGCCGCCAAGGAGGCGGGCGTGGACTCGCTGCCCGGCACGGCGGCCGAGATCCTCGACGACGATGTGCGCTGGGTGCTGACCAAGGGCAAGCTGCCGGCCAAGGAGTGGATCGAGGTCATCACCACGGCCCACCGGGTCGGCATCCCCACCACCTCGACCATGATGTACGGGCACGTGGACAACCACCTGCACTGGGTCAGGCACATCAAGCTGATCAGGAAGCTGCAGGAGGAGACGGGCGGCTTCTCGGAGTTCGTGCTGCTGCCGTTCGTGCACACCAGCGCCCCGATCTACCTGGCGGGCGTGGCCAGGCCGGGGCCGACCGCGCAGGAGAACAGGGCCGTGCACGCCCTGGCCAGGATCCTCCTGCACGGCGCGATCGGGAACATCCAGTGCTCCTGGGTCAAGCTCCAGGACGACCTGTGCCACCAGGTGCTCCAGGGCGGGGTGAACGACCTCGGCGGCACGCTGATGGAGGAGACCATCAGCAGGATGGCCGGGTCGGAGAACGGCTCGTACAAGACGATCAGCGAGCTGCGCGCGATGGTCGAGGTCACCGGCAGGCCGGTCCGGCAGCGCACCACCGAGTACGGCGTGCCGGACGAGGAGCGGCTGGCGGCCTCGGCGGCCAGCGACGGGGTCTGCCAGAGCGTCAGGAGGGTGCTGCCGCTAGCCTAG
- a CDS encoding substrate-binding and VWA domain-containing protein — protein sequence MRLGRHRAALSPEQRRRKAFRRGMLAGLTAVAIVAAGLVVVFGGGGVLCSTREPVLVDVAAAVDVAPAVMEAAGRFNETKTAVGGRCVLVQVTEQPPATVLRTLIGDRAGVLAERPDGWIADSSAWIRLARQQGASSLPAGESVVATSPLVFATRASLAQRFSVGQTEMNWRMVFPSTVRGRLTPNADEPDVVRVPDPSLAGAGIATVAAARDVVGTGPDADKALTAFVRWAQAGSAPDYRSMLAAVDDHTFWQRPVVIVPEQSVWHHNLRPSADPVVALHPREGTISLDYPYVVTAADPDVAEASTVFAGWLKGAQAQEIVRRAGFRSGDGTQGPISPGPQIPAAAPKTRSSVSPQDIDEALRAWSRLAPPTNILVLADTSKHMAEPLNGRTRVSVALDAAKIGLQLFPDSTHMGLWEFADGAGGIRDYRQHVGLGPINEPETGQVIRRSRLDQLTSTITAHPKRDSSLYDAILSGFRRVSSDYREEMNNALLVITAGRDDGKGTDLAQLLDRLRREWNPDRPVQIIVIAFGKGVDRAGLSQITAATNGSLHEAEEPGEIIDVFLAALARRLCHPTCKPPA from the coding sequence GTGCGGTTGGGTCGGCACCGCGCCGCGCTGTCCCCCGAGCAGCGACGGAGGAAGGCGTTCCGGCGCGGCATGCTGGCAGGGCTGACGGCCGTGGCCATCGTCGCGGCCGGCCTCGTCGTGGTCTTCGGCGGCGGCGGGGTGCTGTGCAGCACACGAGAGCCTGTTCTGGTCGACGTGGCCGCCGCGGTGGACGTGGCCCCGGCGGTCATGGAGGCGGCGGGCCGGTTCAACGAGACGAAGACGGCCGTGGGCGGCCGGTGCGTGCTGGTCCAGGTGACCGAGCAGCCGCCGGCCACGGTCCTGCGCACGCTGATCGGCGACCGGGCGGGCGTGCTGGCCGAGCGGCCCGACGGCTGGATCGCCGACTCCTCGGCCTGGATCAGGCTGGCCCGCCAGCAGGGCGCCAGCTCGCTCCCCGCGGGGGAGAGCGTGGTGGCGACCTCGCCGCTCGTCTTCGCCACCCGGGCGTCGCTGGCCCAGCGCTTCTCGGTGGGGCAGACGGAGATGAACTGGCGGATGGTCTTCCCCTCGACCGTACGCGGGCGGCTGACGCCCAACGCGGACGAGCCGGACGTCGTACGGGTGCCCGACCCCTCCCTGGCCGGGGCGGGCATCGCCACCGTGGCCGCCGCCAGGGACGTCGTCGGCACCGGGCCGGACGCCGACAAGGCGCTGACCGCGTTCGTCCGCTGGGCCCAGGCCGGGTCCGCGCCCGACTACCGCAGCATGCTGGCCGCCGTGGACGACCACACGTTCTGGCAGCGGCCCGTCGTCATCGTGCCCGAGCAGTCGGTGTGGCACCACAACCTGCGGCCGTCCGCCGACCCGGTCGTGGCGCTGCACCCGCGCGAGGGCACGATCAGCCTCGACTACCCGTACGTCGTCACCGCCGCCGACCCCGACGTCGCCGAGGCCTCCACCGTCTTCGCCGGCTGGCTGAAGGGCGCGCAGGCGCAGGAGATCGTCCGGCGGGCCGGCTTCCGGTCGGGCGATGGCACGCAGGGCCCGATCTCGCCCGGCCCGCAGATCCCCGCCGCCGCCCCGAAGACCAGGTCGTCGGTGTCGCCGCAGGACATCGACGAGGCGCTGCGCGCGTGGAGCCGGCTCGCCCCGCCGACCAACATCCTCGTGCTGGCCGACACCTCCAAGCACATGGCCGAGCCGCTGAACGGCAGGACCCGGGTGAGCGTGGCGCTCGACGCGGCCAAGATCGGGCTCCAGCTCTTCCCCGACTCCACCCACATGGGGCTGTGGGAGTTCGCCGACGGTGCGGGCGGGATCAGGGACTACCGGCAGCACGTCGGGCTCGGGCCGATCAACGAGCCCGAGACGGGTCAGGTGATCCGGAGGAGCCGGCTCGACCAGCTGACCAGCACGATCACCGCCCATCCGAAGCGGGACAGCTCCCTGTACGACGCGATCCTCAGCGGGTTCCGCAGGGTGAGCAGCGACTACCGGGAGGAGATGAACAACGCCCTCCTGGTGATCACGGCGGGGCGGGACGACGGCAAGGGCACCGACCTGGCGCAGCTGCTCGACCGCCTGCGGCGGGAGTGGAACCCGGACCGGCCCGTGCAGATCATCGTGATCGCGTTCGGCAAGGGGGTGGACCGGGCCGGCCTGTCGCAGATCACGGCCGCCACGAACGGGTCCCTGCACGAGGCCGAGGAGCCGGGGGAGATCATCGACGTCTTCCTGGCGGCCCTGGCCCGCCGCCTGTGCCACCCCACCTGCAAGCCGCCGGCGTAG
- a CDS encoding lytic polysaccharide monooxygenase, translating to MRRTLTLVAVVVIAVATTVFNTTPAFAHGYVLTPPSRQANCAQGKVSNCGNIIYEPQSVEGPKGLRSCHANLGQFAQLSDESKPWPVASVGTSVTFTWTFTARHATLNYEYYIGNNRVAVFNGNGQQPPQTISHTVNFSGYSGRQKVLAIWNISDTANAFYSCVDLNIGGGGGNPTPTPTPTVTPTPTPTPTPTATTPSGTWRAGTAYAAGNTVTYNGATYRCLQAHTALAGWEPPNVPALWARA from the coding sequence ATGAGAAGGACGCTCACGTTAGTCGCCGTGGTGGTGATCGCGGTCGCCACCACGGTGTTCAACACCACCCCGGCGTTCGCGCACGGCTACGTGCTCACGCCACCCTCCCGCCAGGCGAACTGCGCCCAGGGCAAGGTCTCCAACTGCGGCAACATCATCTACGAGCCGCAGAGCGTGGAAGGCCCGAAGGGGCTGCGTAGCTGCCACGCCAACCTCGGCCAGTTCGCGCAGCTCAGCGACGAGAGCAAGCCCTGGCCCGTCGCCTCGGTGGGCACCTCGGTGACGTTCACCTGGACGTTCACCGCCAGGCACGCGACGCTGAACTACGAGTACTACATCGGCAACAACCGGGTGGCCGTGTTCAACGGCAACGGCCAGCAGCCGCCGCAGACGATCTCGCACACGGTGAACTTCTCCGGCTACTCGGGCAGGCAGAAGGTCCTGGCCATCTGGAACATCTCGGACACGGCCAACGCCTTCTACTCCTGCGTCGACCTGAACATCGGCGGCGGTGGCGGCAACCCGACCCCGACGCCCACCCCGACCGTCACGCCGACCCCCACTCCGACGCCGACCCCGACGGCGACCACGCCGTCCGGCACCTGGAGAGCCGGCACGGCCTACGCCGCCGGCAACACCGTCACCTACAACGGCGCCACCTACCGGTGCCTCCAGGCGCACACCGCCCTCGCGGGCTGGGAGCCGCCGAACGTGCCCGCCCTCTGGGCCCGCGCGTGA
- a CDS encoding DNA-3-methyladenine glycosylase family protein produces MERRWEPEGPLDVGLALQPHKRGGGDPTWRRTPDGAVWRTSRTPDGPCTLSVRVKAGRVHGQAWGPGAGWALETLPALLGAEDDPSGFSVRHEVLAEAARRHPGLRIGRTGRVMEALVPAVLEQKVVGQEAWRAWRWLLGRYGEPAPGPAPEGMRVVPEPAVWRQIPSWHWHRSGAEAVRARTIATAAWHADKLEAAATTQELDRLLRALPGIGVWTSAEVRQRAFGDPDAVSVGDFHLAKLVGYALTGEKTDDPGMMRLLEPYTGHRHRATVLVWLSGLRPPARGPRMPVRDYRSF; encoded by the coding sequence ATGGAGCGCAGGTGGGAGCCGGAAGGGCCGCTGGACGTGGGGCTGGCGTTGCAGCCGCACAAGCGCGGCGGCGGCGATCCCACCTGGCGCCGGACCCCCGACGGCGCCGTGTGGCGCACGTCCAGGACTCCTGACGGCCCCTGCACGCTCAGCGTCCGCGTCAAGGCGGGTCGCGTGCACGGGCAGGCGTGGGGGCCGGGGGCCGGCTGGGCGCTGGAGACGCTGCCGGCGCTGCTGGGCGCCGAGGACGACCCGTCCGGGTTCAGCGTCAGGCACGAGGTGCTGGCCGAGGCCGCCAGGAGGCATCCCGGCCTGCGCATCGGGCGTACGGGGCGGGTGATGGAGGCCCTGGTGCCCGCCGTGCTGGAGCAGAAGGTGGTCGGGCAGGAGGCGTGGCGGGCCTGGCGGTGGCTGCTCGGCCGGTACGGCGAGCCCGCTCCCGGCCCCGCCCCCGAGGGTATGCGGGTGGTGCCCGAGCCGGCGGTGTGGCGGCAGATCCCGTCCTGGCACTGGCACCGGTCGGGCGCCGAGGCCGTGCGCGCCCGTACGATCGCCACCGCTGCCTGGCACGCCGACAAGCTGGAGGCCGCCGCGACCACGCAGGAGCTCGACCGGCTGCTGCGCGCGCTGCCGGGGATCGGGGTGTGGACCTCGGCGGAGGTGCGCCAGCGGGCGTTCGGCGACCCCGACGCGGTCAGCGTCGGCGACTTCCACCTGGCCAAGCTCGTCGGCTACGCCCTGACCGGGGAGAAGACCGACGATCCCGGCATGATGCGGCTGCTGGAGCCGTACACCGGGCACCGGCACCGCGCCACGGTGCTGGTCTGGCTCAGCGGCCTGCGCCCGCCGGCCAGGGGGCCCAGGATGCCCGTGCGCGACTACCGGTCGTTCTGA